A single window of Flagellimonas maritima DNA harbors:
- a CDS encoding F0F1 ATP synthase subunit B, whose amino-acid sequence MEKLLEEFSLGLFFWQTLLFGLLLFLLWKFAWKPILKAVNDREDGIKDALAAAEDAKKEMQNVTADSEKLLKEARAEREAMLKEAREIKDKIVSDAKEQAQVEGNKLVKQAQATIESEKKAAIADIKAQVADLSIEIAEKVIKEELSDNKKHQKLVDEMLDDIKLN is encoded by the coding sequence ATGGAAAAGTTATTGGAAGAGTTTTCGTTGGGACTGTTTTTTTGGCAAACCCTATTGTTTGGGTTGCTGCTGTTCCTACTTTGGAAGTTCGCTTGGAAACCTATATTAAAAGCGGTAAATGACCGTGAGGATGGTATAAAGGACGCTTTGGCCGCTGCAGAGGATGCAAAAAAAGAAATGCAGAACGTTACTGCCGATAGCGAAAAATTGCTAAAGGAAGCTAGGGCGGAAAGAGAAGCAATGCTTAAAGAAGCTCGTGAGATAAAGGATAAAATAGTATCCGATGCTAAAGAACAAGCTCAAGTAGAAGGAAACAAATTGGTAAAACAGGCCCAGGCAACCATTGAAAGTGAAAAGAAAGCCGCCATTGCGGATATCAAAGCGCAAGTAGCTGATCTCTCCATAGAGATTGCCGAAAAAGTCATAAAAGAAGAACTGTCCGACAACAAGAAACATCAGAAGCTGGTAGATGAAATGTTGGATGATATCAAACTCAACTAG
- the dut gene encoding dUTP diphosphatase, whose translation MKIKIVNTSSHQLPNYETSASAGMDLRANIDEPVILKPLERRIVPTGIFIELPMGFEAQVRPRSGLAAKKGISVLNAPGTIDADYRGEVGVILVNLSNQDFVIENGERIAQMIIAKHERAEWTEVDSLSDTERGSGGFGSTGVK comes from the coding sequence GTGAAAATTAAGATTGTCAATACATCGTCACATCAATTACCAAATTATGAAACATCTGCATCTGCAGGAATGGACTTAAGGGCAAATATTGATGAACCCGTAATCTTGAAACCGTTGGAAAGAAGAATTGTTCCAACAGGTATTTTTATTGAGCTCCCAATGGGTTTTGAGGCACAGGTCAGACCACGTAGCGGATTGGCTGCAAAAAAAGGGATTTCAGTCTTAAACGCCCCTGGAACTATAGACGCAGATTATCGTGGGGAAGTTGGTGTTATTTTGGTTAACCTTTCCAATCAAGATTTTGTCATTGAAAATGGAGAGCGTATTGCCCAAATGATCATTGCAAAACATGAACGCGCGGAATGGACTGAAGTAGATTCTCTTTCTGATACGGAACGTGGTTCAGGAGGATTTGGTAGCACGGGAGTAAAATAG
- a CDS encoding sulfatase, whose translation MKISVKQFYIGVLVFSFISCAEKKKEVENTVYEKPNIIFIMSDDHAYQAISAYSDRLITTPNIDRIGKEGIVFTNASVTNSICAPSRATILTGKHTHINGKVDNQMPFDTTQVTFPQIFQQAGYETAMFGKLHFGNNPKGVDEFMILPGQGSYINPDFITKTGDTTRIEGYVTDIITDLTLNWLDKKRDTLKPFMLMYLHKAPHRPWWPRPDKFKKFLGKKFPEPESLFDDYKNRGTAAKTAEMNLLYDMMYNHDSKIRPEVTKRMKNLSPNVPEYEGGFQTPYTDRINEEQRALYEPILDEINKDFEENWPSMTDEEKMKWKYQRYMQDYLACVSSVDDNVGRLLEYLDESKLSDNTMVVYTSDQGFYLGEHGWFDKRFIYDESFRTPLLIRWPNQIKPGITSEEMVQNLDFAQTFLEAAQIEAPSDMQGESLMPLLTSNEGNWTRDAVYYHYYEYPAVHQVKRHYGIVTIDYKLAHFYYDVDEWELYDRKKDPQELKNVYNDPAYADIVVELKKKLEELRLQYKDSDELNQKYIDIHHANSIDSPLNKKG comes from the coding sequence ATGAAAATCTCAGTAAAACAATTCTATATTGGCGTTCTTGTGTTCTCTTTTATTTCTTGTGCTGAAAAGAAAAAAGAAGTTGAAAATACAGTTTACGAAAAACCCAATATCATTTTCATCATGTCAGATGATCATGCCTATCAAGCCATTAGTGCATATAGCGACCGATTAATTACAACTCCCAATATAGACCGCATTGGTAAGGAAGGTATTGTTTTTACCAATGCCAGTGTTACCAATTCTATTTGTGCGCCTTCGCGGGCCACGATTTTAACTGGAAAGCATACCCATATCAACGGTAAGGTAGACAATCAAATGCCTTTTGATACTACACAGGTTACCTTTCCACAAATTTTTCAACAGGCGGGTTACGAAACTGCCATGTTTGGCAAACTTCATTTTGGCAATAACCCTAAAGGTGTTGATGAGTTTATGATTTTGCCCGGTCAGGGCTCGTACATTAATCCAGATTTTATTACCAAAACTGGCGATACCACCCGAATTGAAGGTTATGTTACTGACATTATCACGGACTTGACCCTAAATTGGTTGGACAAAAAAAGGGATACATTAAAGCCATTTATGTTAATGTATCTTCATAAAGCTCCACATAGGCCTTGGTGGCCAAGACCTGACAAGTTCAAGAAATTTTTAGGCAAGAAATTTCCAGAACCGGAATCCTTGTTTGATGATTATAAGAACAGGGGCACAGCTGCCAAAACTGCAGAGATGAATTTACTGTACGATATGATGTACAATCATGACAGCAAGATCAGACCCGAGGTTACCAAGCGTATGAAAAACCTGAGCCCGAACGTTCCTGAATATGAAGGCGGTTTTCAGACACCCTACACTGACCGTATCAACGAAGAGCAAAGAGCGCTTTACGAACCTATCTTGGATGAGATTAATAAAGATTTTGAAGAAAACTGGCCTTCAATGACCGATGAGGAAAAAATGAAATGGAAATATCAGCGATACATGCAAGATTATTTGGCCTGTGTTTCTTCTGTGGATGATAATGTAGGGCGATTGCTTGAATATTTGGATGAAAGCAAGTTGTCCGATAATACCATGGTAGTGTATACTTCGGACCAAGGCTTCTATTTGGGGGAACATGGTTGGTTCGATAAACGCTTTATATATGATGAGTCTTTTAGAACTCCATTGCTCATTCGATGGCCAAATCAAATCAAACCGGGGATAACCAGTGAAGAGATGGTACAAAACCTAGATTTTGCACAAACCTTTTTGGAAGCTGCCCAAATTGAAGCACCATCCGACATGCAAGGTGAGAGCTTAATGCCACTTTTAACATCCAACGAAGGTAATTGGACCAGAGATGCTGTTTACTACCATTATTATGAATACCCTGCCGTACATCAAGTAAAAAGACATTATGGGATTGTAACCATAGATTATAAACTCGCCCATTTTTATTATGATGTGGATGAATGGGAACTTTACGACCGCAAAAAAGACCCGCAGGAATTGAAGAATGTTTACAATGATCCAGCGTATGCCGATATCGTTGTGGAATTGAAGAAAAAATTAGAAGAGCTGCGTTTACAGTACAAGGATTCCGATGAGCTCAACCAAAAGTACATTGATATTCATCATGCCAATAGTATTGATTCGCCTTTAAACAAAAAGGGGTAA
- the atpA gene encoding F0F1 ATP synthase subunit alpha, with product MAGVKAAEVSAILKKQLSGFEATASLDEVGTVLQVGDGIARVYGLSNVQYGELVEFDGGLKGIVLNLEEDNVGVVLLSPSRDVKEGSVVKRTQTIASINVGEGIVGRVVNTLGVPIDGKGPISGETFEMPLERKAPGVIFREPVTEPLQTGIKAIDAMIPVGRGQRELVIGDRQTGKTTVCIDTILNQKEFYDAGEPVYCIYVAIGQKASTVAAIAQVLEDKGALAYTTIVAANASDPAPMQVYAPFAGAAIGEYFRDTGRPALIIYDDLSKQAVAYREVSLLLRRPPGREAYPGDVFYLHSRLLERSAKVINDDTIAKDMNDLPDVLKPMVKGGGSLTALPIIETQAGDVSAYIPTNVISITDGQIFLEQDLFNQGVRPAINVGISVSRVGGNAQIKAMKKVAGTLKLDQAQFRELEAFAKFGSDLDAATLNVIEKGRRNVEILKQAQNDPYTVEDQIAIIFAGSKNLLREVPVDKVKEFERDFLEFLNAKHRNILDTLKAGKLTDEVTDTLTAVCKDLSGKYRG from the coding sequence ATGGCAGGAGTAAAAGCCGCTGAGGTATCAGCAATTTTAAAGAAACAGTTATCAGGATTTGAAGCTACCGCTTCTTTGGACGAAGTAGGTACAGTATTGCAAGTAGGTGATGGTATTGCACGCGTATACGGCTTATCCAATGTACAGTATGGAGAATTGGTTGAGTTTGATGGCGGACTAAAAGGTATCGTTTTGAACTTGGAAGAAGATAATGTTGGTGTCGTACTATTGAGCCCTTCACGTGATGTAAAAGAAGGTTCAGTAGTAAAACGTACTCAAACAATTGCTTCTATTAATGTTGGTGAAGGTATTGTTGGTCGCGTGGTAAATACTTTAGGTGTTCCCATTGATGGTAAAGGTCCTATTTCAGGTGAAACTTTTGAAATGCCATTGGAGCGTAAAGCACCTGGAGTTATCTTCCGTGAGCCGGTAACCGAGCCATTACAAACCGGTATTAAGGCAATTGATGCCATGATTCCTGTAGGTAGAGGCCAACGTGAGTTGGTTATTGGTGACCGTCAAACAGGGAAGACTACGGTTTGTATTGACACCATATTGAATCAAAAAGAATTTTACGATGCAGGGGAGCCTGTATATTGTATCTATGTTGCTATTGGACAAAAGGCGTCTACAGTTGCAGCTATTGCTCAGGTCTTAGAAGACAAAGGAGCTTTAGCATATACAACCATAGTTGCGGCAAACGCATCCGATCCTGCTCCAATGCAGGTTTATGCTCCATTTGCAGGTGCAGCGATTGGGGAATACTTTAGAGATACAGGTAGACCAGCTTTGATTATCTATGATGATCTTTCAAAACAAGCAGTTGCCTATCGTGAAGTATCTTTGTTATTGAGAAGACCTCCAGGACGCGAGGCATATCCTGGTGATGTGTTCTACCTTCACTCAAGATTATTGGAACGTTCCGCAAAAGTGATCAATGATGATACTATTGCAAAAGACATGAATGACCTTCCAGATGTATTGAAGCCAATGGTAAAAGGTGGTGGTTCTTTGACTGCATTGCCAATTATTGAAACACAAGCAGGTGACGTATCAGCATACATCCCTACCAATGTAATTTCTATTACTGATGGCCAGATTTTCTTGGAACAAGATTTATTTAACCAAGGGGTAAGACCGGCAATTAACGTGGGTATCTCAGTATCTCGTGTTGGGGGTAATGCCCAGATCAAGGCAATGAAAAAAGTTGCAGGTACCTTAAAGCTTGACCAAGCCCAGTTCCGTGAACTTGAAGCTTTTGCCAAGTTTGGTTCTGATTTGGACGCAGCTACTTTGAACGTAATCGAGAAAGGGCGTAGGAATGTTGAGATTTTAAAGCAAGCTCAAAATGACCCATATACTGTTGAAGATCAGATTGCCATTATCTTTGCAGGGTCTAAAAATTTGTTGAGGGAAGTTCCTGTAGATAAAGTAAAAGAATTTGAACGTGATTTCTTGGAATTCTTGAATGCAAAACACAGAAATATATTGGATACCCTAAAAGCAGGAAAACTGACGGACGAGGTGACAGATACATTGACTGCTGTTTGTAAGGATTTATCAGGAAAATATAGAGGTTAG
- the atpH gene encoding ATP synthase F1 subunit delta gives MKESRAAIRYAKATLDFAIEKKAAEAVEKDMREIAAVITENLELQNLLESPVIKGEVKKDSLYEIFDKSQEITKGLITTLVDNKRIALLHDVAFKYVILHEKLKGEDVAFVTTAAPLTKDLEKKILVEVTKMTGNKITLENNIDESIIGGFVLRVGDLQYDASIANKLNGLKKEFANSL, from the coding sequence ATGAAAGAGAGTAGAGCGGCCATACGCTATGCAAAGGCAACTTTGGATTTCGCAATCGAAAAGAAAGCAGCAGAGGCTGTTGAAAAGGATATGCGAGAAATAGCAGCTGTAATCACGGAGAATTTGGAGCTTCAAAATCTTTTGGAGAGCCCAGTGATTAAAGGTGAGGTGAAAAAGGACTCATTGTACGAAATCTTTGATAAATCCCAAGAGATTACCAAGGGTCTTATAACTACCTTGGTGGACAATAAAAGAATAGCATTGTTACACGATGTAGCTTTCAAGTACGTGATTCTTCATGAAAAATTAAAAGGGGAAGATGTAGCCTTCGTTACCACTGCCGCTCCATTGACCAAAGATTTGGAGAAAAAGATTCTGGTGGAGGTGACCAAAATGACAGGAAACAAGATTACTTTGGAAAATAATATCGATGAAAGTATCATCGGAGGATTTGTTTTGCGTGTTGGTGATTTACAATATGATGCCAGTATTGCAAACAAACTGAACGGATTAAAAAAAGAATTTGCAAATAGTCTATAA
- a CDS encoding sugar phosphate nucleotidyltransferase has translation MKIIVPMAGRGSRLRPHTLTVPKPLIPVAGKPIVHRLVTDIAKVLGEQIEEVAFILGDPAFFGDDVVESLMQLPKELGAKGSIYRQDEPLGTGHAIMSAKESLSGPAVIAYADTLIRADFDLDKSADSVIWVKQVDKPEAFGVVKLSDQNEIVELVEKPQEFVSDLAVIGIYYFKDVGVLKNELQYVLDNNIINGGEYQINDGIKRMMEKGMKFVPGKVDEWMDCGNKDVTVETNQRMLGFLEKDGEGLVSDSLYLQNANIIEPCYIGENVVLKNTTVGPYVSIGNHTTIENSTVKNSLIQAHSTIKNANLDNAMIGNHVVFDGNFETISIGDYSVME, from the coding sequence ATGAAAATCATTGTACCCATGGCCGGTCGCGGCTCAAGATTACGTCCACATACATTAACAGTGCCCAAACCACTGATTCCCGTTGCAGGAAAACCGATTGTACACAGATTGGTAACCGATATTGCCAAAGTTTTGGGCGAACAGATTGAAGAAGTTGCTTTCATATTGGGCGACCCGGCTTTTTTTGGAGACGATGTGGTCGAGAGTTTAATGCAATTGCCAAAGGAACTAGGTGCCAAAGGTTCTATTTATAGACAAGATGAACCTTTGGGTACAGGGCATGCTATCATGAGTGCCAAGGAATCCCTAAGCGGTCCTGCGGTTATTGCATATGCTGATACGTTGATACGTGCCGATTTTGATCTGGATAAATCTGCGGATAGTGTTATTTGGGTAAAACAGGTGGACAAACCCGAGGCTTTTGGTGTTGTAAAACTGAGCGATCAAAACGAGATTGTGGAGTTGGTGGAAAAGCCACAGGAATTTGTTTCGGACCTGGCAGTGATAGGAATTTATTACTTCAAGGATGTGGGTGTGCTCAAAAACGAGCTTCAATACGTTTTGGATAACAATATCATCAATGGTGGGGAGTATCAGATAAATGATGGGATCAAACGAATGATGGAAAAGGGAATGAAGTTTGTTCCGGGAAAAGTAGACGAATGGATGGATTGTGGAAACAAGGATGTTACTGTGGAAACCAATCAGCGGATGCTCGGCTTTTTGGAAAAAGATGGGGAAGGATTGGTGTCCGATTCTCTTTACCTACAAAATGCAAACATTATTGAGCCATGCTACATTGGGGAAAATGTAGTGCTCAAAAATACTACAGTAGGACCTTATGTTTCCATAGGCAATCATACGACCATCGAAAACTCTACCGTTAAAAATAGTTTAATCCAGGCCCATAGCACAATCAAAAATGCTAACTTGGATAATGCGATGATAGGAAACCATGTCGTTTTTGATGGTAATTTTGAAACGATAAGCATAGGGGATTACTCGGTTATGGAATAA
- the atpE gene encoding ATP synthase F0 subunit C, translating to MEIPVMVGAGLVVIGVGMGIGRIGGSAMDAIARQPEAYGKIQTAMLIAAALIEGIGFAALFAV from the coding sequence ATGGAAATTCCAGTAATGGTAGGTGCAGGTTTAGTAGTTATTGGTGTTGGTATGGGTATTGGTAGAATCGGTGGTTCTGCAATGGATGCCATAGCACGTCAGCCTGAAGCTTACGGAAAAATCCAAACAGCGATGTTGATTGCAGCAGCGTTGATTGAAGGAATTGGTTTTGCTGCACTTTTTGCAGTGTAA
- a CDS encoding DUF6168 family protein, which translates to MPKLNLPIQFFLLLVFLLFLSFGIHIFVLSTKSLPVLENLIVRSYLVNGILAAFIFSALYQFRERLKNQIGFLFMGGSFLKFIFFFLLFYPSYKSDGDMSGLEFASFFVPYAVGLFLETFYTSKMLKNLEESSE; encoded by the coding sequence ATGCCAAAACTCAATCTGCCTATTCAGTTTTTTTTGCTTCTTGTCTTCCTGCTATTTCTTTCTTTTGGAATCCACATCTTTGTTCTTTCCACTAAAAGTTTACCCGTGTTGGAGAATCTAATTGTACGTTCCTATTTGGTGAATGGAATTTTGGCGGCTTTTATCTTCAGCGCGCTCTACCAGTTTCGGGAAAGATTAAAAAATCAGATAGGATTTTTATTCATGGGAGGCAGTTTCTTAAAGTTTATCTTTTTCTTTCTGTTATTTTACCCCTCGTACAAGAGCGATGGAGATATGTCGGGTCTAGAATTTGCCTCATTTTTTGTTCCCTATGCTGTCGGGCTGTTTTTAGAGACTTTCTACACCTCCAAAATGCTCAAAAATCTAGAAGAATCGTCGGAATAA
- the atpB gene encoding F0F1 ATP synthase subunit A, whose product MRKTFFTKFLLVPTLLLGQLSFASEKDTEAEENGKSLKSEIKEYISHHLQDAHDFSLFSYTKENGEHKYVGFPLPVILWDEGLKVFSSSKFHHGETLAEVDGNFYKLYHSKIYRTDAEGTINYDRDHHPTNVKPLDFSITKNVVMIIITGALMLWLFTSLARSYAKNNGVPTGAGRFFEPIVLYIRDDIARPNIGEKRYKKYMPFLLTIFFFIWFLNMFGMTPLGVNVTGNIAITFALALMVFLITNFTGTKDYWMHQFNPLGDSMPWYAKIPLYIILVPIEILGLFIKPFSLLIRLYANMQAGHIVLMSLIGLMFIFKSWIGSPLSFGLAFAISLIEILVALLQAYIFTMLSALYFGFASEEHDHGHDDEPELAHL is encoded by the coding sequence ATGCGAAAAACTTTTTTTACGAAATTTCTTCTGGTTCCAACACTTCTTTTAGGTCAACTCTCCTTTGCAAGTGAAAAGGATACAGAAGCTGAAGAAAATGGTAAGAGCCTTAAATCCGAAATAAAGGAATATATATCCCATCACCTTCAAGATGCACATGATTTTTCTTTGTTTTCCTATACAAAGGAAAACGGAGAACATAAATATGTTGGTTTTCCATTGCCTGTCATTCTATGGGATGAGGGGCTAAAGGTTTTTTCATCATCAAAATTCCACCATGGCGAAACTTTGGCAGAAGTAGACGGAAACTTCTATAAATTATACCATAGCAAAATTTATAGAACAGATGCCGAAGGTACCATCAATTATGATAGGGATCATCACCCAACCAACGTGAAACCTTTAGATTTTTCCATTACCAAAAATGTGGTCATGATCATTATCACTGGTGCATTGATGCTGTGGCTCTTCACAAGTTTAGCAAGGTCCTATGCAAAAAATAATGGTGTGCCAACTGGTGCGGGACGTTTTTTTGAACCTATCGTACTATATATTAGAGATGACATTGCAAGACCTAATATTGGCGAAAAGCGTTATAAAAAATACATGCCGTTCTTGCTGACCATATTTTTCTTTATTTGGTTCTTGAACATGTTTGGAATGACTCCCCTAGGAGTTAATGTAACAGGCAATATAGCAATCACTTTTGCTTTGGCACTGATGGTCTTTTTAATCACCAATTTTACGGGAACAAAAGACTACTGGATGCACCAGTTTAATCCACTCGGTGATTCCATGCCATGGTACGCAAAGATTCCATTGTATATTATTTTGGTGCCTATTGAAATATTGGGACTGTTCATTAAGCCATTTTCGCTATTGATTCGTTTGTATGCAAACATGCAGGCAGGCCATATTGTTTTGATGAGCTTGATCGGGTTGATGTTCATCTTTAAAAGTTGGATAGGAAGCCCGTTGTCATTCGGATTGGCTTTCGCCATTTCATTGATAGAAATTTTGGTAGCATTGCTGCAAGCTTATATTTTCACCATGTTGAGTGCACTGTATTTTGGATTTGCATCCGAGGAGCATGATCATGGTCATGATGATGAGCCAGAGTTGGCACATCTGTAA
- the atpG gene encoding ATP synthase F1 subunit gamma — protein MANLKEIRNRIVTVSSTMQITSAMKMVSAAKLKKAQDAITAMRPYANKLTELLQNLSASMDGDAGSKFTDNRAVHKVLIVAITSNRGLCGAFNTNIIKQSTFLYKHTYAGKQVDFLAIGKKGNDLLGKRGTVIANHSQVYDDLSFDNVAEIAQNLMEHFTEGNYDKIELVYNKFKNAATQIVMTEQFLPLAPIEGNTSSSADYIFEPSKPEIVEQLIPKSLKTQLYKAVRDSFASEHGARMTAMHKATDNATELRDQLKLTYNKARQAAITNEILEIVGGAEALND, from the coding sequence ATGGCCAATTTAAAGGAAATAAGAAATAGGATAGTTACGGTATCATCAACCATGCAGATTACCAGTGCCATGAAGATGGTTTCTGCTGCTAAGTTGAAAAAGGCACAAGATGCTATTACCGCAATGCGTCCCTATGCAAATAAGCTTACCGAGTTGTTGCAGAATCTTAGTGCAAGTATGGATGGTGATGCTGGAAGTAAGTTTACGGATAACCGAGCAGTTCATAAAGTGTTGATTGTTGCAATCACATCCAATAGGGGTTTGTGCGGGGCTTTTAATACCAATATTATCAAACAATCCACATTTTTGTACAAACATACTTATGCAGGAAAACAGGTTGATTTTTTGGCTATTGGAAAAAAAGGGAATGACTTACTGGGAAAGAGAGGTACTGTTATTGCAAATCATAGCCAAGTATATGATGATTTAAGTTTTGACAATGTAGCCGAAATTGCCCAAAATCTAATGGAGCATTTTACTGAAGGAAACTATGATAAAATTGAATTGGTGTACAACAAGTTCAAAAATGCGGCAACACAAATTGTGATGACGGAACAGTTTTTGCCCTTGGCTCCCATTGAGGGAAATACTTCCTCTTCTGCTGATTACATATTTGAACCTTCCAAGCCTGAAATTGTGGAACAATTGATTCCAAAATCCTTGAAAACACAATTATACAAAGCGGTACGGGATTCTTTTGCCAGTGAACATGGCGCTCGTATGACGGCAATGCACAAAGCAACGGACAATGCTACCGAACTCAGAGATCAGTTAAAGTTGACCTACAATAAGGCAAGACAAGCCGCCATTACCAACGAGATTCTTGAGATTGTTGGTGGCGCTGAAGCATTGAATGATTAA
- a CDS encoding AtpZ/AtpI family protein produces the protein MNQQKSPKKNNLKNAVMLSGIAFEMGAIIFLAVKGGNWLDTHYENEKNIFTVIATLLGVAISIWVVLQQLKRIKY, from the coding sequence ATGAACCAGCAAAAATCTCCTAAGAAGAACAACCTTAAGAATGCGGTGATGCTTTCAGGTATCGCTTTTGAGATGGGGGCTATCATATTTTTGGCCGTAAAGGGTGGAAATTGGTTGGACACCCATTATGAAAACGAAAAGAATATTTTTACGGTAATTGCCACTTTATTGGGAGTGGCAATTTCTATTTGGGTAGTTTTGCAGCAATTGAAACGTATTAAATATTGA
- a CDS encoding lipopolysaccharide biosynthesis protein encodes MNPLKKLFKQTFIYGLATVLPRVISFFLLPLYTSVFENASGYGQYVNIYAWIAIFNVFLAYGMETAFFRFYHKQENKSIVISTSLISLLVSSILFLIVALVVKENLSSLTNIDPNYIKFTAYILVLDALVIIPFALLRANEKPMRYAVLKSINVIINLAFNIFFLLILPKLAQENTDDFFNNIYKANWEIQYIFISNIIASGITLLILLPTYFKISYKFDSILWKKMLGYSGPIMVAGFAFTINEVVDKILLTELLPANVAEAEVGKYGACYKLALFMTLFGTAFRMGVEPFFFSHAKTEKPQKTYAQITSYFVILGSVILLGVVVFIDVLGRLLIRNTTYWEALDVVPIILLGSFCLGIYHNLSVWYKVTDQTRFGAYISSVGALITLAINIAFIPRIGYMASALATLAAYASMMLLSYFFGRKYYPVPYNMRKITFYLSVSIVFSILSFYVFNRNLIAGGLLLLVFLIAVYKLEGDKLKTIFLKREN; translated from the coding sequence TTGAACCCACTAAAAAAACTTTTTAAGCAGACTTTTATTTATGGCCTTGCAACAGTGTTGCCTAGGGTCATTTCTTTTTTTCTGCTCCCATTGTACACTTCTGTTTTTGAAAATGCCTCTGGTTACGGCCAGTATGTGAATATATATGCATGGATCGCCATTTTCAATGTTTTTTTGGCCTATGGTATGGAGACGGCATTTTTCCGATTCTATCATAAGCAAGAAAATAAAAGTATTGTTATTTCTACTTCATTAATATCATTATTGGTCTCATCCATTTTATTTTTGATTGTTGCACTTGTTGTAAAAGAAAATCTGTCGAGCCTTACGAACATAGACCCTAATTACATAAAGTTCACTGCTTATATATTGGTTTTGGATGCATTGGTCATTATACCTTTTGCCTTACTAAGGGCAAACGAAAAGCCAATGAGATATGCTGTTCTAAAGAGCATCAATGTTATTATAAACCTTGCATTTAATATTTTTTTCCTGCTCATTTTGCCAAAATTGGCGCAGGAAAACACAGATGACTTTTTTAATAATATCTATAAAGCCAATTGGGAGATTCAATATATTTTTATATCCAATATTATAGCGAGTGGAATAACACTACTGATATTATTGCCTACTTATTTTAAAATCTCCTATAAATTCGATTCAATTCTTTGGAAAAAGATGTTGGGATACTCTGGGCCAATAATGGTTGCCGGTTTTGCATTTACCATAAATGAAGTAGTGGATAAGATTTTATTGACCGAATTATTGCCGGCAAATGTTGCAGAGGCAGAAGTTGGAAAATACGGGGCTTGTTATAAATTGGCTTTATTTATGACGCTTTTTGGAACTGCGTTCAGAATGGGTGTAGAGCCATTTTTCTTTAGTCATGCCAAAACGGAAAAACCTCAAAAAACATATGCGCAGATAACCAGTTATTTTGTAATTCTTGGAAGTGTAATTTTATTGGGAGTTGTAGTTTTTATAGATGTATTGGGAAGGCTTCTGATTCGCAATACAACCTACTGGGAAGCACTCGATGTTGTGCCCATAATATTGCTGGGAAGTTTTTGCTTGGGAATATATCATAACTTGTCCGTTTGGTACAAGGTAACTGACCAAACTAGGTTTGGGGCATACATATCTTCTGTAGGAGCACTTATTACACTTGCCATCAATATTGCTTTTATTCCTAGAATTGGATATATGGCTTCCGCTTTAGCTACTTTGGCCGCTTATGCCAGTATGATGCTGTTGTCCTATTTCTTTGGCAGGAAATATTATCCAGTTCCTTATAACATGCGGAAAATAACATTTTATCTTTCCGTTTCAATTGTTTTTTCAATACTGTCCTTTTATGTTTTTAACCGAAATTTAATAGCAGGAGGCTTACTACTTTTAGTATTTTTGATTGCAGTTTACAAACTTGAAGGAGATAAATTAAAGACCATATTTTTAAAGCGTGAAAATTAA